The genomic interval CGAGGACGAGGCCGTGGCGATTCTGTCCGCCAAGAAGAACCTGCGCCTGCTGCTCGTCGAGCCCCCGGCCCGCGAGGGCTACGAGATCAAGGCCGTCTCCGGCGGTGCGGTGGTCCAGCAGCGCGACACCTACCAGGCCCACGACGACGACCCCTCGACCTGGCAGCTCGTCAGCGGCCAGGCCGCCGACGACGCCACCCTGGCGGACCTGCGCTTCGCCTGGCGCTCGGTGCGCGCGGTGCGCTCGAACGCAATCCTCCTCGCTCATGACGGCGCCACCGTCGGCGTGGGCATGGGCCAGGTCAACCGGGTCGACTCCTGCCGCCTCGCCGTCGAGCGTGCCAACACCCTGGGCCTGCGCTCGACCGGTGACGCGGCGGCCGAGGCCGGTCCTCAGGCGGAGACGGGCGCCGTCGGCGGCGCTGACGCCTCCACGGTCCTGAGCGCCGACGCGCCCGAGCGGGCTCGTGGCGCCGTGGCCGCCTCCGACGCCTTCTTCCCCTTCGCGGACGGCCTCCAGGTGCTCATCGACGCGGGCGTCACCGCCGTCGTCCAGCCCGGCGGCTCCATCCGTGATGAGGAGGTCATCGCCGCCGCGCGGGCCGCCGGCGTCACGATGTATCTCACGGGCAGCCGTCACTTCGCGCACTGAGCGGCGGGGTTCGGGACGGTGCGCGCCAGCATGGCTACGATGCGCCTGTGAGTCAGGAGGAGCCGGAGGCGCGCACCGCCCCGACGGGCGTGGGGCGGCACCCGCGGTGGGGGGAGTCCCGCCGTGAGCCGTACTCGACGCTGAGCGTTGTGGCCACCACCCTCGCGCTCGCGGGGGTGCCGGTGCTGGCGCTCACGCAGCACCACCGGCTGGCAGTGCTGTGGCTCGCCTGCCTCGTCCTGGGCCTGTCAGCGGTGCGGGTGCTGCGTCCCGACGGCACGTGGATCGCGGCCCGGGGGCGGGTGTTCGATGCTGTTTTCGGGCTCCTGCTCGCGCTCGGGCTCTTCCTGCTGAGCTCCTACGTCGAGCTGCCCAGGGTGCTGTGACCGACGGGTGACACTTCTCCGCGTGGGAACTGAACGTGTGGCATGCTGCCAATGCACCGGGTATGCACCCCCGCGCCCGGGATCCTCCCATCCCTCGGAAGGCCGGCCATGTCCACTGCGACCACGAAAAGCCCCGCCGACCCGCGCAGGTTCCTCGCCAAGGGCGGGATCCTCCCGTGGGTCCTGACCGCGATCATCCTCGCCCTGCTCCTGGGCAGCATCACGATCGGCGGCAACCACCTCGTTCCCGTGGCCGTGGGGCGCGTCTTCGCGACCTTCTCCGGCCTGTTCAGCCAGTTCCTCAGCTTCTCCATCCCGCTCATCATCATCGGTCTGGTAACCCCCGCCATCGCGGACCTCGGCCGTGGCGCAGGCAAGTGGCTCGGCATCACCGCGGCCATCGCCTACGGCTCGACGCTCTTCTCCGGCTTCCTCACCTACCTGGTGTGCGCGAGCGTCTTCCCCCGCCTGCTGGGCGGCAACTCCCTGTCCGAGGTCGCCGAGCCCGGCAGCGCCCTGACGAGCTTCTTCACCGTCGAGATGCCCGCCGCCGTCGGCGTCATGACCGCTCTGCTGCTCAGCTTCGTCGTCGGCATCGGCCTGGCGATGGTGCCGCGCGGCGTCCTGCGCAAGGGCTTCATCGAGTTCCGCGCGATCATCACCTCGCTCATCGAGAGGATCATCATCCCGCTGCTGCCGCTGCACATCTTCGGCATCTTCCTCAACCTCACCTACACGGGCGAGGCCTGGTCGATCATGCGCACGCTCGTGCGGGTGGTGGTCGTCGTCCTCCTGCTCGAGGTCGTCATCCTCGGCACCCAGTACCTCATCGCCGGCGCCATCGGCCGCCGCAACCCCCTCAAGGCCCTGGTGACGATGCTGCCGGCCTACCTCACGGCCCTGGGCACCTCCTCCTCCGCGGCCACCATCCCGGTGACGCTCGCCCAGACGAGGAAGAACGGCGTGTCCAACGCGGTCGCCTCCTTCACCGTGCCGCTGTGCGCCACCATCCACCTGGCCGGCTCCACCTCGAAGATCTTCGCCTTCGCCTTCGCGATCGTCCTGACCCAGGACCTGACGGTCTCCGCCTCCCAGTGGATCGGCTTCGTCTTCATGCTCGGCATCACGATGGTTGCCGCCCCGGGCGTGCCCGGCGGTGCCATCGTGGCCGCCACCGGTCTGCTGTCCTCGATGCTCGGCTTCAGCGACGCCCAGGTGGCGCTCATGATCGCCACCTACATCGCCCTGGACTCCTTCGGCACCGCCACGAACGTCACGGGTGACGGCGCCATCGCCATCGTCGTCGACAAGATGGCCGGAGGCTCCTTCCACAACGACGGCGACGTCGAGAACGCCCGCGAGCTGTCCTTCGACGGCATGAAGTACCTCGACCGCGTGAGCGTCGACGGTGTGGTCTCCCCGGAGGACCTGGCCGCCTCCGCTGCCGCGGCGGGTCCGAACGCCGTGAGCTGAGCTCGCTGGCGTCACCCGGTGAGAGCCGGTGTGACCTGGATGACGCCAGGGGTGAACACGACGGGAGCCCAACGGCCCGGGCCGCGGCGCCCGGGGGCCGTAGGCTCGTCCTAGCGGCTGCAGGCACCTGCGGCCCGAGCCAACGTCCTAGAAGGAGCTCTTCATGGCCAACGCCCCCGTCAACGTCACCATCACCGGTGCCGCCGGCAACATCGGTTACGCCCTGCTGTTCCGCATCGCCTCCGGTGCCCTCCTCGGTCCCGACCAGCGCGTCAACCTGCGTCTGCTGGAGATCCCGCCGGCCGTCAAGGCCGCCGAGGGCACCGCCATGGAGCTCTTCGACTCCGCCTTCCCGACGCTGGGCTCCATCGACATCTTCGACGACCCGAAGAAGGCCTTCGAGGGCGCCAACATCGCTTTCCTCGTCGGTTCGATGCCCCGCAAGGCCGGCATGGAGCGCGCAGACCTGCTCTCCGCCAACGGCGGCATCTTCGGCCCCCAGGGCGAGGCCCTCAACGCCGGCGCCGCCGAGGACATCAAGGTTCTCGTCGTCGGCAACCCCGCCAACACCAACGCCCTCATCGCCGCCTCCCACGCCAAGGACATCCCGGCCTCCCGCTTCACCGCGATGACCCGCCTGGACCACAACCGCGCCCTGGCCCAGCTGGCCGCCAAGACCGGTGCGCACGTCTCCGAGCTCGACAAGGTCACCGTCTGGGGCAACCACTCCACCACTCAGTACCCGGACCTCACCCACGCCACCGTCAAGGGCCAGGCCATCCCGGAGATCCTTGCCGACCGCGCCTGGGTCGAGGACGACTTCATCCCGACCGTCGCCAAGCGCGGCGCCGCCATCATTGAGGCCCGTGGCGCCTCCTCCGCCGCCTCCGCCGCCTCGGCCGCCATCGACCACGTGCGCGACTGGTGCCTGGGCG from Actinomyces respiraculi carries:
- a CDS encoding dicarboxylate/amino acid:cation symporter, translating into MSTATTKSPADPRRFLAKGGILPWVLTAIILALLLGSITIGGNHLVPVAVGRVFATFSGLFSQFLSFSIPLIIIGLVTPAIADLGRGAGKWLGITAAIAYGSTLFSGFLTYLVCASVFPRLLGGNSLSEVAEPGSALTSFFTVEMPAAVGVMTALLLSFVVGIGLAMVPRGVLRKGFIEFRAIITSLIERIIIPLLPLHIFGIFLNLTYTGEAWSIMRTLVRVVVVVLLLEVVILGTQYLIAGAIGRRNPLKALVTMLPAYLTALGTSSSAATIPVTLAQTRKNGVSNAVASFTVPLCATIHLAGSTSKIFAFAFAIVLTQDLTVSASQWIGFVFMLGITMVAAPGVPGGAIVAATGLLSSMLGFSDAQVALMIATYIALDSFGTATNVTGDGAIAIVVDKMAGGSFHNDGDVENARELSFDGMKYLDRVSVDGVVSPEDLAASAAAAGPNAVS
- a CDS encoding malate dehydrogenase translates to MANAPVNVTITGAAGNIGYALLFRIASGALLGPDQRVNLRLLEIPPAVKAAEGTAMELFDSAFPTLGSIDIFDDPKKAFEGANIAFLVGSMPRKAGMERADLLSANGGIFGPQGEALNAGAAEDIKVLVVGNPANTNALIAASHAKDIPASRFTAMTRLDHNRALAQLAAKTGAHVSELDKVTVWGNHSTTQYPDLTHATVKGQAIPEILADRAWVEDDFIPTVAKRGAAIIEARGASSAASAASAAIDHVRDWCLGVKDYSWTSSSIMSEGQYGVPEGIISSFPCTCENGEWKVVEGLEIDDFSRARIDASAAELLDEKNAVASMGLI
- a CDS encoding DUF3017 domain-containing protein — its product is MSQEEPEARTAPTGVGRHPRWGESRREPYSTLSVVATTLALAGVPVLALTQHHRLAVLWLACLVLGLSAVRVLRPDGTWIAARGRVFDAVFGLLLALGLFLLSSYVELPRVL